In [Clostridium] cellulosi, one genomic interval encodes:
- a CDS encoding hypothetical protein (Family membership), translating to MGIGKKETVIAVSLIDKSYRALSGNGEAIYRVLTSDVVTNRECAQKRAASHNKFFKYSATVEENRKLFAGFLEDMDRRGVKILLYVPPVTSYYRNHLNDYGAKKLGKMLVKELGL from the coding sequence GTGGGTATTGGCAAAAAAGAAACTGTAATTGCGGTTTCACTCATTGATAAATCCTATAGGGCACTGTCCGGTAATGGAGAAGCAATATATAGAGTTCTTACATCTGATGTTGTAACAAACCGTGAGTGTGCTCAGAAACGTGCGGCAAGCCATAATAAGTTCTTTAAGTATTCTGCAACCGTAGAGGAAAACCGCAAGCTATTTGCTGGCTTTTTGGAAGATATGGACCGCCGTGGCGTGAAAATACTTTTGTATGTTCCCCCTGTTACCTCATACTATCGAAACCATCTCAATGATTATGGCGCTAAAAAGCTTGGGAAGATGCTGGTGAAGGAGCTTGGGCTTTGA